One Pygocentrus nattereri isolate fPygNat1 chromosome 23, fPygNat1.pri, whole genome shotgun sequence genomic window carries:
- the golga2 gene encoding golgin subfamily A member 2 isoform X7 — MADQSRQIKLAAAKKKLKEFQQKSAPSSVSAGPKKKRKVKGASQADVSSTDRHSPDQQNCDLDANGDEHGLEENRPLSSTESLRQLSQQLNGLLSESPSSYVNGDSGPLPINERELETRNQELAAALDSSTLTNSQLAAKIETLTKQSQELSDQLQKERKEFEQKFAKEQGAMREQLQVHIQTIGILVSEKSELQTALSYTQQAARQKTGEAEELNNRLQSSKQRVSELERTLSTVSTQQKQFEKQNKDLEKERDGLRLEVFRLNNVSEEMKQQSSELAEQLKLKMNENSTLSLELDDLRKRLEMADVMLQQFSNQSDPSSEHQQLQLLLEEKHQLEVHTAQLMESIAQLQRERDQYAEQIQEEGRVWKDKTEQLLSQVSLMSEERDRSAAQIQELQEQIMELKNAAALSQEQETQAVSQSSGPSERELILEENLCSLQEEREALSLQYQAQVRDNEQLSRLVQEQETRLEELERQADRASEEAQDKLRILEDVQSDKATISRALTQNRELKDQLAELQNGFVKLTNENMELTSALQSEQHIKKEIARKMGQLQENLHNAKEQLLERTQECSSVQEQRDQYLAHLQQYSAGYQQLATEREHLHKQFLQQTQLMDRLQHDEVQGKVQLEQSQLQLQEAQERLDQLVKDNEQLKTEVQELLNSSALNISLRDQGDGVESHSLPESFQKSSIAIPEDFESREEMEEFLHSALSHLEGERDEVMRRLEEERRLHQAALQQVAAMSHEHHHHSTCSEMGNSDGVPVEVHEAQHFAMERLQDRFTALMQEKADLKERVDELEHRCIQLSGETDTIGEYIALYQNQRAIMKQKHLEKEQYINMLAKDKEEMKAKLAELQDLVMRLVGERNEWYTRYMSAIHNPDFLHAEEDFVQPAERRMELNAVDSSASMDMSTAVDLAPDSQARTELGGMAPSEGTEPPVGPSLRPREDGTARQIMQLLQEIQNPQARPAPFLGEKPCIPFFYRPDENDEVKIMVV; from the exons ATGGCCGACCAGAGCAGGCAAATTAAACTCGCAGCGGCAAAGAAAAAG CTGAAAGAGTTTCAGCAGAAGAGCGCCCCGTCCTCAGTCAGTGCTGGGccgaagaagaagaggaaggtgAAAGGAGCGAGCCAGGCTGATGTATCGTCCACCGACAGACACTCGCCAGACCAG CAGAATTGTGACCTAGATGCCAATGGCGATGAACACGGTCTGGAAGAAAACAG GCCGTTGTCATCCACTGAGAGTCTGAGGCAACTTTCTCAGCAGCTCAATGGCCTCCTCTCTGAG TCACCATCATCATATGTTAATGGGGACAGTGGCCCGTTGCCCATTAatgagagagagctggag ACTCGAAACCAGGAGCTGGCAGCCGCTCTGGACTCCAGCACTCTAACAAATTCCCAGCTCGCTGCAAAGATAGAGACACTG acGAAGCAGTCGCAAGAGCTGTCGGACCAGCTGCAGAAG GAGCGGAAGGAGTTTGAGCAGAAGTTTGCGAAGGAACAGGGAGCTATGAGGGAGCAACTGCAG GTCCATATCCAGACTATTGGAATTCTGGTGTCTGAGAAATCTGAGCTGCAGACTGCCTTGTCGTACACACAGCAGGCAGCACGGCAGAAAACAG GAGAAGCAGAGGAGCTGAATAATCGTCTGCAGTCCAGCAAACAGAGAGTATCTGAGCTTGAGAGAACTTTATCCACTGTGTCTACGCAGCAAAAACAGTTTGAGAAG CAGAATAAAGATCTGGAGAAGGAGCGGGACGGCCTGCGACTGGAAGTCTTCAGATTGAA TAATGTAAGTGAGGAGATGAAGCAGCAGAGCTCCGAGTTGGCTGAGCAGCTCAAgctgaaaatgaatgagaaCAGCACCTTGAGTCTGGAGCTGGACGACCTCCGCAAACGACTGGAAATGGCAGATGTTATGCTGCAACAA TTCTCCAATCAGTCAGATCCTTCCTctgagcaccagcagcttcagctCCTCCTGGAAGAGAAGCATCAACTTGAGGTTCATACAGCccag CTCATGGAGTCAATAGCACAGctgcagagagagcgagaccaGTATGCAGAACAGATTCAAGAGGAGGGCCGAGTGTGGAAGGACAAGACAGAGCAGCTTCTCTCTCAG GTGTCACTGATGTCAGAGGAGAGGGACAGGAGCGCTGCTCAGATTCAAGAACTACAAGAGCAGATCATGGAGCTGAAGAACGCTGCAG CTCTGTCTCAGGAGCAGGAGACCCAGGCAGTATCTCAGTCTTCAGGGCCGTCTGAAAGAGAACTGATCCTGGAGGAGAATCTCTGCAGTCTGCAGGAGGAGCGGGAGGCACTCAGCCTGCAGTACCAAGCACAG GTGCGGGATAATGAGCAGCTGAGCCGGCTTGTGCAAGAGCAGGAGACCCGGCTAGAGGAGCTAGAGAGGCAGGCAGACCGGGCGTCCGAGGAGGCTCAAGATAAGCTGCGCATCCTGGAGGACGTTCAGAGTGACAAGGCCACCATCAGCCGAGCCCTGACTCAGAACCGAGAGCTCAAAGACCAGCTGGCCGAGCTGCAAAATGGCTTCGTCAAGTTG ACCAATGAGAACATGGAGCTCACTAGTGCGCTGCAGTCTGAGCAGCATATAAAAAAGGAGATAGCCCGCAAGATGGGCCAGCTGCAGGAGAACCTTCACAATGCCAAAGAACAG CTACTGGAGCGAACGCAGGAGTGTTCATCCGTCCAGGAGCAGCGAGATCAGTATCTAGCCCACCTGCAACAGTACTCGGCTGGCTATCAGCAGTTAGCCACAGAGCGGGAACATCTTCACAAGCAGTTTCTACAGCAGACACAGCTCATGGACCGGCTACAGCATGACGAGGTGCAGGGCAAAGTGCAGCTTGAGCAGAGCCAGTTGCAACTGCAGGAGGCCCAG GAGAGGCTTGATCAACTGGTCAAGGACAATGAGCAGCTCAAAACTGAAGTTCAGGAGCTTCTGAACAGCTCTGCTTTGAATATATCACTCAGGGATCAAG GTGATGGAGTGGAAAGCCATTCACTTCCAGAAAGCTTTCAGAAGTCATCTATAGCCATTCCAGAGGATTTTGAAAGCAGAGAGGAGATG GAGGAGTTCTTGCACTCTGCTCTGTCCCAtctggaaggagagagagatgaagttATGCGCAGATTGGAAGAAGAGAGGAGGCTGCACCAGGCTGCCCTACAGCAGGTGGCTGCTATGAGCCATGAGCACCATCACCATAGCACATGTTCAGAAATGG GGAACTCTGATGGTGTACCAGTTGAGGTCCATGAGGCACAGCATTTTGCCATGGAGAGACTCCAGGACCGTTTCACAGCACTGATGCAAGAGAAGGCGGacctgaaagagagagtggatgAACTGGAGCACCGCTGCATTCAGCTGTCTGGAGAGACTGATACCATCG GTGAATACATTGCTCTCTATCAAAACCAGAGAGCCATTATGAAGCAGAAGCATCTAGAGAAGGAGCAGTATATCAACATGCTGGCCAAAGACAAGGAGGAGATGAAG GCGAAGTTGGCAGAGCTGCAGGACCTGGTGATGCGTTTGGTTGGGGAGAGGAATGAGTGGTATACTCGGTACATGAGTGCTATCCATAATCCGGACTTTCTTCATGCTGAAGAGGACTTTGTCCAACCAGCAGAGAGGCGAATGGAGCTGAATGCTGTGGATAGCTCAG cTTCTATGGACATGAGCACAGCTGTAGATTTGGCTCCAGACTCACAGGCCAGGACAGAGTTGGGGGGCATGGCCCCTTCTGAGGGAACGGAGCCCCCTGTAGGCCCATCGCTTAGACCCAGGGAGGACGGCACGGCCCGACAGATCATGCAGCTCCTCCAGGAGATCCAAAACCCTCAGGCCCGTCCTGCTCCCTTCCTGGGAGAGAAGCCCTGCATCCCCTTCTTCTACAGACCCGATGAGAACGACGAAGTCAAAATCATGGTGGTCTAA
- the golga2 gene encoding golgin subfamily A member 2 isoform X3: protein MADQSRQIKLAAAKKKLKEFQQKSAPSSVSAGPKKKRKVKGASQADVSSTDRHSPDQDRGDVGAQDSPLSQMQEDAPSAEPALCSPVSNTSAATNSECVADNTALQQNCDLDANGDEHGLEENRPLSSTESLRQLSQQLNGLLSESPSSYVNGDSGPLPINERELETRNQELAAALDSSTLTNSQLAAKIETLTKQSQELSDQLQKERKEFEQKFAKEQGAMREQLQVHIQTIGILVSEKSELQTALSYTQQAARQKTGEAEELNNRLQSSKQRVSELERTLSTVSTQQKQFEKQNKDLEKERDGLRLEVFRLNNVSEEMKQQSSELAEQLKLKMNENSTLSLELDDLRKRLEMADVMLQQFSNQSDPSSEHQQLQLLLEEKHQLEVHTAQLMESIAQLQRERDQYAEQIQEEGRVWKDKTEQLLSQVSLMSEERDRSAAQIQELQEQIMELKNAAALSQEQETQAVSQSSGPSERELILEENLCSLQEEREALSLQYQAQVRDNEQLSRLVQEQETRLEELERQADRASEEAQDKLRILEDVQSDKATISRALTQNRELKDQLAELQNGFVKLTNENMELTSALQSEQHIKKEIARKMGQLQENLHNAKEQLLERTQECSSVQEQRDQYLAHLQQYSAGYQQLATEREHLHKQFLQQTQLMDRLQHDEVQGKVQLEQSQLQLQEAQERLDQLVKDNEQLKTEVQELLNSSALNISLRDQGDGVESHSLPESFQKSSIAIPEDFESREEMEEFLHSALSHLEGERDEVMRRLEEERRLHQAALQQVAAMSHEHHHHSTCSEMGNSDGVPVEVHEAQHFAMERLQDRFTALMQEKADLKERVDELEHRCIQLSGETDTIGEYIALYQNQRAIMKQKHLEKEQYINMLAKDKEEMKAKLAELQDLVMRLVGERNEWYTRYMSAIHNPDFLHAEEDFVQPAERRMELNAVDSSASMDMSTAVDLAPDSQARTELGGMAPSEGTEPPVGPSLRPREDGTARQIMQLLQEIQNPQARPAPFLGEKPCIPFFYRPDENDEVKIMVV, encoded by the exons ATGGCCGACCAGAGCAGGCAAATTAAACTCGCAGCGGCAAAGAAAAAG CTGAAAGAGTTTCAGCAGAAGAGCGCCCCGTCCTCAGTCAGTGCTGGGccgaagaagaagaggaaggtgAAAGGAGCGAGCCAGGCTGATGTATCGTCCACCGACAGACACTCGCCAGACCAG GACCGTGGCGATGTGGGAGCGCAGGACTCTCCGCTTTCTCAGATGCAGGAGGACGCTCCCAGCGCAGAGCCTGCCCTCTGCTCGCCTGTGTCTAACACCTCCGCTGCTACTAACTCAGAGTGTGTCGCTGACAACACAGCCCTGCAG CAGAATTGTGACCTAGATGCCAATGGCGATGAACACGGTCTGGAAGAAAACAG GCCGTTGTCATCCACTGAGAGTCTGAGGCAACTTTCTCAGCAGCTCAATGGCCTCCTCTCTGAG TCACCATCATCATATGTTAATGGGGACAGTGGCCCGTTGCCCATTAatgagagagagctggag ACTCGAAACCAGGAGCTGGCAGCCGCTCTGGACTCCAGCACTCTAACAAATTCCCAGCTCGCTGCAAAGATAGAGACACTG acGAAGCAGTCGCAAGAGCTGTCGGACCAGCTGCAGAAG GAGCGGAAGGAGTTTGAGCAGAAGTTTGCGAAGGAACAGGGAGCTATGAGGGAGCAACTGCAG GTCCATATCCAGACTATTGGAATTCTGGTGTCTGAGAAATCTGAGCTGCAGACTGCCTTGTCGTACACACAGCAGGCAGCACGGCAGAAAACAG GAGAAGCAGAGGAGCTGAATAATCGTCTGCAGTCCAGCAAACAGAGAGTATCTGAGCTTGAGAGAACTTTATCCACTGTGTCTACGCAGCAAAAACAGTTTGAGAAG CAGAATAAAGATCTGGAGAAGGAGCGGGACGGCCTGCGACTGGAAGTCTTCAGATTGAA TAATGTAAGTGAGGAGATGAAGCAGCAGAGCTCCGAGTTGGCTGAGCAGCTCAAgctgaaaatgaatgagaaCAGCACCTTGAGTCTGGAGCTGGACGACCTCCGCAAACGACTGGAAATGGCAGATGTTATGCTGCAACAA TTCTCCAATCAGTCAGATCCTTCCTctgagcaccagcagcttcagctCCTCCTGGAAGAGAAGCATCAACTTGAGGTTCATACAGCccag CTCATGGAGTCAATAGCACAGctgcagagagagcgagaccaGTATGCAGAACAGATTCAAGAGGAGGGCCGAGTGTGGAAGGACAAGACAGAGCAGCTTCTCTCTCAG GTGTCACTGATGTCAGAGGAGAGGGACAGGAGCGCTGCTCAGATTCAAGAACTACAAGAGCAGATCATGGAGCTGAAGAACGCTGCAG CTCTGTCTCAGGAGCAGGAGACCCAGGCAGTATCTCAGTCTTCAGGGCCGTCTGAAAGAGAACTGATCCTGGAGGAGAATCTCTGCAGTCTGCAGGAGGAGCGGGAGGCACTCAGCCTGCAGTACCAAGCACAG GTGCGGGATAATGAGCAGCTGAGCCGGCTTGTGCAAGAGCAGGAGACCCGGCTAGAGGAGCTAGAGAGGCAGGCAGACCGGGCGTCCGAGGAGGCTCAAGATAAGCTGCGCATCCTGGAGGACGTTCAGAGTGACAAGGCCACCATCAGCCGAGCCCTGACTCAGAACCGAGAGCTCAAAGACCAGCTGGCCGAGCTGCAAAATGGCTTCGTCAAGTTG ACCAATGAGAACATGGAGCTCACTAGTGCGCTGCAGTCTGAGCAGCATATAAAAAAGGAGATAGCCCGCAAGATGGGCCAGCTGCAGGAGAACCTTCACAATGCCAAAGAACAG CTACTGGAGCGAACGCAGGAGTGTTCATCCGTCCAGGAGCAGCGAGATCAGTATCTAGCCCACCTGCAACAGTACTCGGCTGGCTATCAGCAGTTAGCCACAGAGCGGGAACATCTTCACAAGCAGTTTCTACAGCAGACACAGCTCATGGACCGGCTACAGCATGACGAGGTGCAGGGCAAAGTGCAGCTTGAGCAGAGCCAGTTGCAACTGCAGGAGGCCCAG GAGAGGCTTGATCAACTGGTCAAGGACAATGAGCAGCTCAAAACTGAAGTTCAGGAGCTTCTGAACAGCTCTGCTTTGAATATATCACTCAGGGATCAAG GTGATGGAGTGGAAAGCCATTCACTTCCAGAAAGCTTTCAGAAGTCATCTATAGCCATTCCAGAGGATTTTGAAAGCAGAGAGGAGATG GAGGAGTTCTTGCACTCTGCTCTGTCCCAtctggaaggagagagagatgaagttATGCGCAGATTGGAAGAAGAGAGGAGGCTGCACCAGGCTGCCCTACAGCAGGTGGCTGCTATGAGCCATGAGCACCATCACCATAGCACATGTTCAGAAATGG GGAACTCTGATGGTGTACCAGTTGAGGTCCATGAGGCACAGCATTTTGCCATGGAGAGACTCCAGGACCGTTTCACAGCACTGATGCAAGAGAAGGCGGacctgaaagagagagtggatgAACTGGAGCACCGCTGCATTCAGCTGTCTGGAGAGACTGATACCATCG GTGAATACATTGCTCTCTATCAAAACCAGAGAGCCATTATGAAGCAGAAGCATCTAGAGAAGGAGCAGTATATCAACATGCTGGCCAAAGACAAGGAGGAGATGAAG GCGAAGTTGGCAGAGCTGCAGGACCTGGTGATGCGTTTGGTTGGGGAGAGGAATGAGTGGTATACTCGGTACATGAGTGCTATCCATAATCCGGACTTTCTTCATGCTGAAGAGGACTTTGTCCAACCAGCAGAGAGGCGAATGGAGCTGAATGCTGTGGATAGCTCAG cTTCTATGGACATGAGCACAGCTGTAGATTTGGCTCCAGACTCACAGGCCAGGACAGAGTTGGGGGGCATGGCCCCTTCTGAGGGAACGGAGCCCCCTGTAGGCCCATCGCTTAGACCCAGGGAGGACGGCACGGCCCGACAGATCATGCAGCTCCTCCAGGAGATCCAAAACCCTCAGGCCCGTCCTGCTCCCTTCCTGGGAGAGAAGCCCTGCATCCCCTTCTTCTACAGACCCGATGAGAACGACGAAGTCAAAATCATGGTGGTCTAA
- the golga2 gene encoding golgin subfamily A member 2 isoform X6 — protein MADQSRQIKLAAAKKKLKEFQQKSAPSSVSAGPKKKRKVKGASQADVSSTDRHSPDQIENILNVMVSDLSLTNGVALPPLVSSQNCDLDANGDEHGLEENRPLSSTESLRQLSQQLNGLLSESPSSYVNGDSGPLPINERELETRNQELAAALDSSTLTNSQLAAKIETLTKQSQELSDQLQKERKEFEQKFAKEQGAMREQLQVHIQTIGILVSEKSELQTALSYTQQAARQKTGEAEELNNRLQSSKQRVSELERTLSTVSTQQKQFEKQNKDLEKERDGLRLEVFRLNNVSEEMKQQSSELAEQLKLKMNENSTLSLELDDLRKRLEMADVMLQQFSNQSDPSSEHQQLQLLLEEKHQLEVHTAQLMESIAQLQRERDQYAEQIQEEGRVWKDKTEQLLSQVSLMSEERDRSAAQIQELQEQIMELKNAAALSQEQETQAVSQSSGPSERELILEENLCSLQEEREALSLQYQAQVRDNEQLSRLVQEQETRLEELERQADRASEEAQDKLRILEDVQSDKATISRALTQNRELKDQLAELQNGFVKLTNENMELTSALQSEQHIKKEIARKMGQLQENLHNAKEQLLERTQECSSVQEQRDQYLAHLQQYSAGYQQLATEREHLHKQFLQQTQLMDRLQHDEVQGKVQLEQSQLQLQEAQERLDQLVKDNEQLKTEVQELLNSSALNISLRDQGDGVESHSLPESFQKSSIAIPEDFESREEMEEFLHSALSHLEGERDEVMRRLEEERRLHQAALQQVAAMSHEHHHHSTCSEMGNSDGVPVEVHEAQHFAMERLQDRFTALMQEKADLKERVDELEHRCIQLSGETDTIGEYIALYQNQRAIMKQKHLEKEQYINMLAKDKEEMKAKLAELQDLVMRLVGERNEWYTRYMSAIHNPDFLHAEEDFVQPAERRMELNAVDSSASMDMSTAVDLAPDSQARTELGGMAPSEGTEPPVGPSLRPREDGTARQIMQLLQEIQNPQARPAPFLGEKPCIPFFYRPDENDEVKIMVV, from the exons ATGGCCGACCAGAGCAGGCAAATTAAACTCGCAGCGGCAAAGAAAAAG CTGAAAGAGTTTCAGCAGAAGAGCGCCCCGTCCTCAGTCAGTGCTGGGccgaagaagaagaggaaggtgAAAGGAGCGAGCCAGGCTGATGTATCGTCCACCGACAGACACTCGCCAGACCAG atTGAGAATATTCTGAATGTTATGGTGTCTGATCTTAGTCTGACTAATGGAGTAGCTCTCCCTCCATTGGTCAGCAGTCAG AATTGTGACCTAGATGCCAATGGCGATGAACACGGTCTGGAAGAAAACAG GCCGTTGTCATCCACTGAGAGTCTGAGGCAACTTTCTCAGCAGCTCAATGGCCTCCTCTCTGAG TCACCATCATCATATGTTAATGGGGACAGTGGCCCGTTGCCCATTAatgagagagagctggag ACTCGAAACCAGGAGCTGGCAGCCGCTCTGGACTCCAGCACTCTAACAAATTCCCAGCTCGCTGCAAAGATAGAGACACTG acGAAGCAGTCGCAAGAGCTGTCGGACCAGCTGCAGAAG GAGCGGAAGGAGTTTGAGCAGAAGTTTGCGAAGGAACAGGGAGCTATGAGGGAGCAACTGCAG GTCCATATCCAGACTATTGGAATTCTGGTGTCTGAGAAATCTGAGCTGCAGACTGCCTTGTCGTACACACAGCAGGCAGCACGGCAGAAAACAG GAGAAGCAGAGGAGCTGAATAATCGTCTGCAGTCCAGCAAACAGAGAGTATCTGAGCTTGAGAGAACTTTATCCACTGTGTCTACGCAGCAAAAACAGTTTGAGAAG CAGAATAAAGATCTGGAGAAGGAGCGGGACGGCCTGCGACTGGAAGTCTTCAGATTGAA TAATGTAAGTGAGGAGATGAAGCAGCAGAGCTCCGAGTTGGCTGAGCAGCTCAAgctgaaaatgaatgagaaCAGCACCTTGAGTCTGGAGCTGGACGACCTCCGCAAACGACTGGAAATGGCAGATGTTATGCTGCAACAA TTCTCCAATCAGTCAGATCCTTCCTctgagcaccagcagcttcagctCCTCCTGGAAGAGAAGCATCAACTTGAGGTTCATACAGCccag CTCATGGAGTCAATAGCACAGctgcagagagagcgagaccaGTATGCAGAACAGATTCAAGAGGAGGGCCGAGTGTGGAAGGACAAGACAGAGCAGCTTCTCTCTCAG GTGTCACTGATGTCAGAGGAGAGGGACAGGAGCGCTGCTCAGATTCAAGAACTACAAGAGCAGATCATGGAGCTGAAGAACGCTGCAG CTCTGTCTCAGGAGCAGGAGACCCAGGCAGTATCTCAGTCTTCAGGGCCGTCTGAAAGAGAACTGATCCTGGAGGAGAATCTCTGCAGTCTGCAGGAGGAGCGGGAGGCACTCAGCCTGCAGTACCAAGCACAG GTGCGGGATAATGAGCAGCTGAGCCGGCTTGTGCAAGAGCAGGAGACCCGGCTAGAGGAGCTAGAGAGGCAGGCAGACCGGGCGTCCGAGGAGGCTCAAGATAAGCTGCGCATCCTGGAGGACGTTCAGAGTGACAAGGCCACCATCAGCCGAGCCCTGACTCAGAACCGAGAGCTCAAAGACCAGCTGGCCGAGCTGCAAAATGGCTTCGTCAAGTTG ACCAATGAGAACATGGAGCTCACTAGTGCGCTGCAGTCTGAGCAGCATATAAAAAAGGAGATAGCCCGCAAGATGGGCCAGCTGCAGGAGAACCTTCACAATGCCAAAGAACAG CTACTGGAGCGAACGCAGGAGTGTTCATCCGTCCAGGAGCAGCGAGATCAGTATCTAGCCCACCTGCAACAGTACTCGGCTGGCTATCAGCAGTTAGCCACAGAGCGGGAACATCTTCACAAGCAGTTTCTACAGCAGACACAGCTCATGGACCGGCTACAGCATGACGAGGTGCAGGGCAAAGTGCAGCTTGAGCAGAGCCAGTTGCAACTGCAGGAGGCCCAG GAGAGGCTTGATCAACTGGTCAAGGACAATGAGCAGCTCAAAACTGAAGTTCAGGAGCTTCTGAACAGCTCTGCTTTGAATATATCACTCAGGGATCAAG GTGATGGAGTGGAAAGCCATTCACTTCCAGAAAGCTTTCAGAAGTCATCTATAGCCATTCCAGAGGATTTTGAAAGCAGAGAGGAGATG GAGGAGTTCTTGCACTCTGCTCTGTCCCAtctggaaggagagagagatgaagttATGCGCAGATTGGAAGAAGAGAGGAGGCTGCACCAGGCTGCCCTACAGCAGGTGGCTGCTATGAGCCATGAGCACCATCACCATAGCACATGTTCAGAAATGG GGAACTCTGATGGTGTACCAGTTGAGGTCCATGAGGCACAGCATTTTGCCATGGAGAGACTCCAGGACCGTTTCACAGCACTGATGCAAGAGAAGGCGGacctgaaagagagagtggatgAACTGGAGCACCGCTGCATTCAGCTGTCTGGAGAGACTGATACCATCG GTGAATACATTGCTCTCTATCAAAACCAGAGAGCCATTATGAAGCAGAAGCATCTAGAGAAGGAGCAGTATATCAACATGCTGGCCAAAGACAAGGAGGAGATGAAG GCGAAGTTGGCAGAGCTGCAGGACCTGGTGATGCGTTTGGTTGGGGAGAGGAATGAGTGGTATACTCGGTACATGAGTGCTATCCATAATCCGGACTTTCTTCATGCTGAAGAGGACTTTGTCCAACCAGCAGAGAGGCGAATGGAGCTGAATGCTGTGGATAGCTCAG cTTCTATGGACATGAGCACAGCTGTAGATTTGGCTCCAGACTCACAGGCCAGGACAGAGTTGGGGGGCATGGCCCCTTCTGAGGGAACGGAGCCCCCTGTAGGCCCATCGCTTAGACCCAGGGAGGACGGCACGGCCCGACAGATCATGCAGCTCCTCCAGGAGATCCAAAACCCTCAGGCCCGTCCTGCTCCCTTCCTGGGAGAGAAGCCCTGCATCCCCTTCTTCTACAGACCCGATGAGAACGACGAAGTCAAAATCATGGTGGTCTAA